From a single Phragmites australis chromosome 7, lpPhrAust1.1, whole genome shotgun sequence genomic region:
- the LOC133923671 gene encoding BTB/POZ domain-containing protein At5g03250-like gives MATTKVIGSKPSDCFQFKDPDTWICMTELVSDVVVEVGEVPFHLHKFPLISRSDTLEKLINESTGDDDGKPCTVRLNDIPGGPEAFELAARFCYDVRMELNAANVVPLRCAAEHLRMTEDCGEGNLVEQAESFLLEVLGSWNDTVRALQACDAVLPHAEDLLIVPRCIDSLASKACADPTLFGWPMLEQYTAKSLQETVIWNGISTAGKPRSPSADWWYKQASSLRLPVYKRLITAMRSRGMSPENIAGSLMHYARRHLSGLSRHSGYSGGSRGGASGTTVLSDADQRVLLEEVVALLPAERGVATTRFLFGLLRTATVLHAGAPCRDALERRAGNQLEEAALEDLLIPNTGYSVETLYDVDCVQRMLEQFMMASTSAFAASPDITDEGQLVDAPSSELMPVSTVAKLVDGYLAEVGTDTNLKLSKFQTIAALVPDYARALDDGLYRAIDIYLKAHPWLTDSEREQLCRLMNCQKMSLEACTHAAQNERLPLRVVVQVLVFEQVRLRTTVAGWFLVSDNVDQGSSSDNCVLPRRSDELDFAAGSETDEEGFVARHDELSSAMSVEEIRQRVSELEEECSSMRQEIHRLGKPKSALSRLFRKLGLGGRSSSRQQQQLPLPGSSDKRRKSLDLGC, from the exons ATGGCGACGACGAAGGTGATCGGATCCAAACCATCCGACTGCTTCCAATTCAAAGACCCCGATACCTG GATTTGCATGACTGAGCTTGTAAGTGATGTGGTGGTTGAAGTAGGAGAGGTGCCCTTCCATCTTCACAAG TTTCCATTGATCAGCCGTAGCGACACGCTGGAAAAGTTGATAAACGAGTCCACCGGCGACGATGACGGCAAACCGTGCACTGTGCGGCTGAACGACATCCCCGGTGGCCCGGAGGCCTTCGAGCTGGCCGCCAGGTTCTGCTACGACGTCAGGATGGAGCTGAACGCCGCGAACGTCGTGCCGCTGCGCTGCGCGGCCGAGCACCTCCGCATGACCGAGGACTGCGGTGAGGGGAACCTCGTCGAGCAGGCCGAGTCTTTCCTCCTCGAGGTGCTCGGCAGCTGGAACGACACCGTGCGAGCGCTGCAGGCGTGCGACGCCGTGCTTCCGCACGCCGAGGACCTCCTCATCGTGCCGCGGTGCATCGACTCGCTGGCGAGCAAGGCCTGTGCTGACCCGACCCTCTTCGGCTGGCCCATGCTGGAGCAATACACGGCGAAGAGCCTCCAGGAGACGGTGATCTGGAACGGCATCAGCACCGCCGGGAAGCCGAGGTCGCCGAGCGCGGACTGGTGGTACAAGCAGGCGTCGTCGCTCAGGCTGCCCGTGTACAAGAGGCTCATCACGGCGATGCGGTCGAGAGGCATGAGCCCCGAGAACATTGCCGGCTCGCTGATGCACTACGCCAGGCGGCACCTCTCCGGTTTGAGCCGGCACTCGGGCTACAGCGGCGGTAGCCGCGGTGGCGCGTCGGGAACTACTGTGCTCTCGGATGCTGACCAGAGGGTCCTTCTGGAGGAGGTCGTGGCGCTGCTCCCGGCAGAGAGGGGCGTAGCCACGACGCGGTTCCTGTTCGGCCTTCTCCGCACGGCGACGGTCCTCCACGCCGGCGCGCCGTGCCGAGACGCGCTGGAGAGGAGGGCCGGCAACCAGTTGGAGGAGGCCGCTCTGGAGGACCTGCTGATACCCAACACCGGCTACTCCGTGGAGACGCTCTACGACGTGGACTGTGTGCAGAGGATGCTGGAGCAGTTCATGATGGCGAGCACGTCGGCATTCGCCGCGTCGCCGGATATCACGGACGAGGGACAGCTGGTTGACGCCCCCTCGTCTGAGCTCATGCCGGTCAGCACAGTGGCCAAGCTCGTCGACGGCTACCTCGCCGAGGTCGGGACGGACACCAACCTCAAGCTCTCCAAGTTCCAGACCATCGCCGCCCTCGTCCCGGACTACGCCCGGGCCCTCGACGACGGCCTCTACCGCGCCATTGACATCTACCTCAAG GCGCATCCGTGGCTGACGGACTCGGAGAGGGAGCAGCTGTGCCGGCTGATGAACTGCCAGAAGATGTCGCTGGAGGCGTGCACGCACGCGGCGCAGAACGAGCGGCTGCCGCTGCGGGTGGTGGTGCAGGTGCTCGTCTTCGAGCAGGTACGGCTGCGCACCACGGTGGCCGGGTGGTTCCTCGTGTCCGACAACGTCGACCAAGGCTCCAGCTCCGACAACTGCGTCCTGCCGCGGAGGAGCGACGAGCTGGACTTTGCGGCTGGGTCAGAGACGGACGAGGAGGGCTTCGTTGCCCGGCACGACGAGCTGTCATCGGCGATGAGCGTGGAGGAGATCCGGCAGAGGGTGTCGGAGCTGGAGGAGGAGTGCTCGAGCATGCGGCAGGAGATCCACCGGCTCGGGAAGCCCAAGAGCGCCCTGAGCCGGCTGTTCCGGAAGCTGGGGCTCGGCGGGAGGTCGTCGTCGCGGCAGCAACAGCAGCTGCCGCTGCCGGGCTCGAGTGACAAGAGGCGCAAGTCGTTGGATTTGGGGTGTTAA
- the LOC133925081 gene encoding uncharacterized protein LOC133925081, producing the protein MDTMTPASLQAAATGAVQACAGDSAVAEMLLTAIVAEDLICHMPEFKMSGKKSDELAPTDAGDEDDAGDGDEDGDFGEGEEDISEGEGNDNPKGNENKKKERGDAEENGEEDVEEPEEQDGGGGGDDDDDDDDDDNEDDDDDDDGGEDDEEGVEEEDDDHDDDEEEDDDEDSLQPPKKRKK; encoded by the exons ATGGACACCATGACGCCTGCGTCCCTGCAAGCTGCAGCTACCGGAGCCGTGCAAGCCTGCGCCGGCGACTCCGCCGTCGCGGAGATGCTGCTCACCGCCATCGTCGCCGAG GATCTTATCTGTCATATGCCTGAATTCAAGATGAGCGGCAAGAAGAGTGATGAGCTTGCACCTACTGATGCTGGCGATGAAGATGACGCTGGTGATGGGGACGAGGATGGTGACTTTGGCGAGGGTGAAGAGGACATCTCAGAAGGAGAGGGAAATGACAACCCAAAGGGCAAtgagaacaagaagaaagaaagaggcGATGCTGAGGAGAATGGTGAGGAAGATGTGGAAGAACCTGAAGAGCaggatggtggtggcggcggtgatgacgacgatgatgacgatgatgatgacaatgaggatgatgacgacgatgacgatggcggtgaagatgatgaagagggGGTAGAAGAGGAAGACGACGACCacgacgacgatgaggaggaagatgatgatgaagactcACTCCAGCCcccaaagaagaggaagaagtga